CCCTTTGAGAAAGCTATTGACGGAGTCAAAGACTCAGTGCCCAGTTGCATAAAGTTATTAAGCATGCATTATAATGGTGCTTAGCAAGAATAAGAAAAGAGCCAGTCACAAACACTTCATTACACAGTTTGGAGGCTGGAAATCTATTTCTGCTAAACGGGTTTTGTATTTATGTATACAAGTATaccactgggcccaatttcattaagcctgtaagcacaaaatctcaCTTTACACAGAATACTATGTAGTATTGGTTACTAAGCAAattcaggttaccagcccaaattacatgaGTTTGCAgagttgtggctggtgcccgactcaatttttgcttagcaaagacataattgtcaagcagtattttctgtttttttttaccaggtttataaaattgggctcatGTCATTTGGGTTAGTAAGCAGTTTCTGTTACTGCAGTTTTTGTACTGggacaaaatattttgtgtcCTTAGACTAACCAAAAGTATTATATGGTTTATTGGTATTGGTACTTTAGTATTAGTGAGCTTTTGAGATTGAATGTaattcattgtttttaaaaatgtttcatcTACAACTACTGACCCTGTTCTTGtctttcaataaaatatttaaaggacATGACAATTCTTgcttaaaaccttttttttctgtcttaAAGACTTCACTGTTTCAACTGCAAAGTTTGAAAATGAAACCAATTCTCCAGCACTTTGGGGAAAGGCCATTTAAAGTTTGAATGCCATGCACATAGGACCATATTATCATTTTGATACGAGTTGAGAAGTCagtaagcctttttgagatataatATCTGGAGTGCACTGTTAGCGTTGGGTGTATAGAGCAGGCCTTGAGTTAACTTGAGAATGCCATTTTCTTAAAGTCTATGCAAAACTTTTAATGGGGCACCATggctaagaccaggggcaacagaggcgtCTGCGGCTTTTGTGAAATTCCAATCCTAATACAGACAATTTACTCAaacccaatacatgtacatgtacatgtagtgtcatAGTATTGTGTCAACAtaatctcaaaatggcttattgtacatgtagttcagttCCAATTCTTTGAACTTACCTCTTTCGTTGTACGATACTTCTACAAGGTAGAGGCCACTTGGTGGCGCTGTGTTTCTGGCTTTGACGTGATCATTATTACGTGAATCAAGAACCTCTTGCAGGTCCTCTTTTGAGGTATGGCCAAGACCAACAGAGACAAGGGCTGATACCATTCGACGAATCTAATTGTGAAAAATATCAAGAAATACCAGttattaatataaaccacaagggaattgACTGTTAAATGATTtcgggggttgaacaaagaattgactagagtgggtttcgagccaacgacctccggattaacgtcccggcgctctaccaactaatcctcgaacaaagatattgacaaaatagggacacgcAAAATAGCTCAGTTtatagagcgccggcacgttaatccgggggttttcccactctagtcaattctttgttcaacccccgaAATACCAGTTAGCAAGAAAAACATTGATGGCTTTAGTTTTTCCGGAGGAGGTTTCAAAAGATAGGGTCTGTACTAGCTAGAGCATCTGACGTCTCACTTCAAGGCATGTGAATAATGCCagatactgtttttttttaaagacaagttgTGAAGTTTTTATGATTTATGAGAtcaatttatgtagcaccttaaaagcgtttataaggtgctgtggtgtACTCAGCAGCCTGAAATAACAGGGGAGAACCCAGTCTCTAAACAATAGTTGTACTGggttacacaaaacacaggaccaacagctttagggttgggggggggggcaactgaCACGGAATAACCTTATCCCAAAAACCTTTCAAGTTGTTGTTAGGAGTTTCTCTTACCTGTCTATACAGGAAAGAACGGCTCCGAAACACAACCTCCAAGAACTTGATCTCTTCCGAATACTGCGAGCCATAATGATGACTAAGGAAGCCctgtgagggcgctatttcgATACTATCAATCGTTTTGATTGGTGACTTGACGACGCTCTCTTTGGAGCTACTCCTGAACGCCGAGAAGTCATGGGTGCCAAGAAAGATTTGAGATGCTTCTCTCATTGCCTCCACGTTCAAccttaaaaataaacataatgaAATTATACAATTTGAttactttgcatggtggaaagatgatatagaaaggtttgcggtaacaccatgtaatgataatctctaaatgagttcgggtggttctgaaaagaaccgttggtttcaactcaatattttttttattaaagaaactggtaattactccactttctttataattttgcctgTAAATTCAGTGTACATTTCAATCCATGCTATGCCACTTTGCCTTTCCCTTACATGTAAGTGATGTAGGTGCCTGATGTTTGGTCACATAATGGTCCAGGgggggatttcacaaagagttaagactagtcttatctcgagttagacttaggactagccatacgttattaatatctcctaggactagccctaactctttgtgaaatcgaccacaggaTTCAAAGTAACCCCCAAAacttgccgtggtgccctgtgcttctgCCATGGTGCCCTCTGGTTCCAATACAAGCTCACatttccccatagaagtgcccccCTCCCAGAGGAAAGTTTCTTCGCCCTGATGGTCTGACAAGCTTTCAGTGAATACTCACTCATATTTGACAGCCCAGCATCTGTCCATCTCGGTGACCGGCAGCGATCGATGATAACAACCCGTTGCTATTCTGTACAGGTATCTTCTGCTGACGGCTAGATGCTGGGAGTGAAACTCCTCTGGTACCTGCACTGCCTTGATGATCCTATGTAAAAAAGAACAAGAGTAAAAATCGGCTATCATTGTGGACGACACTAATAATATATAGGATTTGTAAGgtgccaaaatccaccaaaataaGGTGCTCAAGGGCACGCACAAGAGGGAATCCTCACACAATCAACCTTATCCACAAGAGTGTCTTATCTCGTCAGTTACTTTCCCCCAAGAATACCTTGCTTGATCATAACGCCCAAAAGTTTTTAAAGGTGGTGCGAAGAGCAGTTGCTTTTGTTTAGCAAATCAGCattgttttttccccagcaCTTCTGTACCAGGGGCTAGTGACGAGCAAGAGAGGTATCAACACAACAGGCTGCCCATAGTTTTCTATGAATTCTTTTAATACAAACttcttgaaaatataaatactCTCAGCAGAACGATTTTAAATTTTAACGTGATACAAATAATGTTCAAATTAACATCAAAATATAATTGTGATGTCATTATTAGTCACGACCGAACTTTCACCCAGAGCCTGGTGGTGAGAAGGTCATTGTGGTAGTAATGGGTATTCCTAGAATACTGAGGTGGGTGTGGAGGTCAGTGGTCAGTGACCTACCTGGACTCAAGGATGTGGTTCTTGCCTCATTCCAGGAATGACCACTCCTCAAGGAGTTGAAGGGAAATAAAAGAGGGATGGGGAAAGTAAAGGAGTTATTCTTATCTTGGGGACCAAAGGGTGCACTCCTATGTTAAAAGCCATATGTATAAATAAATAGACTGCATGCAGAAGAAGTTAACAACAAATCGTCTTCCGTGAGTCTTTGTATTGAGTAATTCGTACGATTTATTTCTGAGGAGCAGTATCACcacaataattataacttgAGACAAGGTTTTTCGGGCCaaaaaatgaagacaaaaatgGCATCAGGTAACATACTAACCTGACAGGCTCATTCCCAATGTGGCAATTAATACCTAACCTCAGACCATCAAGGTTAAATACTGGAGGCTTCTTTGGCGGTCGAACCAGATCAAAGTGTGCTGCATTGCACAAAGCGTGGACCCCGGAGTCAGTTCGGCTAGACACAAAGATCTTCGGCGGTTGATATGGGTTCAACTTTTCCAATGCATTCTACGAAGTAAAGTAGAATAAACTTAAGTAGTTACAGTATATGGCTTTTGATTGGCAACCCCGAACAAAGAcaatgacaagtaatagggagaccaccaacatacgGCTGGATAGTTTAGTAGGTAGAGCGTCAGTTGCTAATTCTGtggtcattggttcaagtcctgctccagtATGTTTTCACTGTTCAAACCTAAACCTAAACTTAGCAATGTTATGGGAAACCAGACCCAGGCCTTTGGTTGAAACCATTGCCTCCGTTTTCCCCTGGTTTTTGGCCTTGGTGACTTATCCTATAAAGTTTCCCGTAGGTTTTCCCAATGGACGTGCCTTTTACAAAATGGTGGCCTTGCCTCGAGGAAATTCCAGCGCTGCAGACAATAAATACCAGCTATTGAAAATCACTTAGGGAATGTTATATCATTGGTTTTTGGGGGGGATCAAGTACTGGTTTTCTAAAATAAGTACATAAATTATTAATGGTCTTCAAATTCTGGAAATTATTTATTGTACCTCGATGACATCCTGAACACCAACTAGACCAGTTTCTGCCGTTGTCTTCTTGGATGCTCTTACAACgccactttaaaaaaaggaaaacaagtcAACGTTAATCATGTCGAAAGAGAAATGACCTGCCATTTAGTAGacgttaggacgggttactcgtccaaacttgAGACAGATAGGATAAATCCTAGcattttcgtgaaatcggctgcttgtGTCGCGTGTCACTACAGTAAACATGGTATAAACAGTGATGTACAGTTAGTGCAATTTAAAGGACCAATATTAAAAAAGGGATGAGGCGATCACCTGGATTCTTTATTATTTggcttatttattatttttacatggttgtttaatataataatatgattttttaaagattaaaaaacacaatagaGGTGGAACCTAGTTGAGGGCCTTACAACGTACAGGAAGGAGTGATTATCATCCTATTTGCCGAAATCTGAGTTTTGATACAACAACATGGCCAAATTGGTCGAGTCTGCAGAGTAGAGCTACACAACATGGCCATCACCACCCCCACCATACATAGGCACCagttacttctagaaactataatgCTCCCTCAttctcacgggggagccttctAGTTTCTAGAGTAGAAGTAGGCACCAGTCATAATATAACACACATTCCTGTTGTCCACCACGACACCACGCTTGCGAATGCGAGCACATGAAATGAGCGACTCCCCAGctgaaaatgagtaaaataaaacaccaacCAATATTTTGTTCCGATGTACTGGAAATAAATCAAGTATCGAACCATCCCTCTTTAGCTTTGCCTAGAATTGTCAGAATCTTTAAAACTGTAGTTAATCAAACACCACAGACATTTTTGTGTTGAGTTTTGAGAGCAGACGTCTTTTCCTTTCTCGACACACACCACGTTGTATACCGCCCTCTTGGGTTTGCTAAATATTTTACCGAAAAGACCCAGACGTGCCCATTTGAAGTCGCCACGTAACGAGGTatatggcaccagactattcgTTGAAATCACGGGATACACCGACACGCAGCACCAAAAACACATGGGACGATGTGTGCTTAGTGACTGGGGCGGGCGTCAGGTCTCAGGAGAAGGATGTCATACGGGTGTCATACGATTGTTAAATCAAGGTCTCTTTGCATGCTCTGCTGAAGTTATGGTTGTATGTACCTTGATGCAAAATACGGCTGCTGCACAGCACCAGCCACTAGACGTACTTAAACTTTTATATAATTACTAACACTCTGTATTTAGTTAGCTTGTTTTGTTGGTGCCGGAACTTCACTTTCGTGATCTCTTTGCGTGGAGATCTCCCGGACGCCGCCGGGGTGGTACAGCTTGCAGTTGCCATGATGAAGTTAAAGACTAAAAAACGACTGACGAATGTGGCTCAAGCAATCTTCTTTTTACTCGGTGGAATAGAATATGGTATGTACAGGgagtttattgttttttttatgtaagttGTAAACGACATTGTAACATTCGTAAATCCGGAAAACCGGGCACTCTGGGAAGTTAGTAAGTGCATGGAGAGGTAGAATTAGatctagcccaccttgttgagctgttaatggctccgcttttaacatcggtctcatcactgtcaccatagCTGTtaatgagaccgatgttaaaagcggagccattagttaacagctcaacaaggtgggctaaatTTTACTAAGTTAGGTGGTGTTGACTGCTTTACCAAGTATTGCAAACTTTTTCAATTGAactttctttcataattattacAAGTGAAAAATCACTGAAATCGGCCCATTAATGGCCAAGTTCTTGCTTggtctttgttttttgtgtgtaccCAACCATCATATTATAATAAAGCTCTCTTTGTGTTTGACATTCAGATATTTCCACTCCAATTTGAAGGGATTGATCAAATAGAAAATGGGGTACCAGTGCAGTTTTTGCCATCATGCACGGTGCGTATCAGGCCGATACACAAACAAGATTTTATAAAGATAAGACCATTTCTGGAGAATTGTCCTGTTGCAGTTTGCACAGTTGGGCTTATAAAACTCAAAGAcaaacaccaagtaaaaaaatattgcagggcccttgtttcaattcagtgtACTCGGGTCAGAATGCCCAACAGATTTAGAAAATCCCGGGAAGAGCCCTTGGGTGCAGTACTGGTGTGAAAATTATTGTAACACtgagctttcagattaaaactatttagtttttgtgtttaaactACCAATCCTCAATCCAGTTCATTGTCTTAAtaaatccaaaatcatttaaagggaaggtacacatttggtaattactcaaaacaaacattaacttaaaaactgacttggtaactagcattggagagctgttggtagtatacaacattgtgggaaacgactccctctgaagtaatgtagtttttgagaaagaggtaacttctcactaaaataataagaagactagaagtctttcattcctgtctgaaagcacatagattcgtccaacaagggtgtgtttcctttcatcattttctctcaactcagatgacccattgagctcaaattttcacagatttgttattttatgcattgttgaggtacagcaagtgagaacactggtcttttacaattaccaatagtgtaccttcccttttatcATTCTATTTCTAAACTGTAGAACAGTGTTATCAATGTACTGTCAATAATTTGATCTATTTATCTATCCCATGGCCATCTTTATGGTCCTGTCCGGGTCAGTTGTGTCATCAATTTATGTAAAACCCTTAAGATAAAACAGATCAATTGGTTGTTTTTCTATTGACCTTTGAAAGATGACGAGATACTCTACACGAATGGAGGTCTGTTAAAATATGTGCAAAATTGGCTGATAGGAGGGTTGGGGTGACATACATCACAATTCCCCATGTGTCAAAAGATCCCACTCCTCCCATGCACTGTTTAAAAGAGAACAGAAATTTTAACTGTGGGTCCAGGGCTAATACATAGAAAAAGATTTTGGGTCAAGTATTGTAAAAagtatttaaacaaattctgGTCCAATAAAAGTTTTGAGCAACAAGAGATCTTTGGTCAAGTGGGGGAGTGGGAGTCTGGTGTGATGTGAGACCTCATCAAAATTGTGGAAAAAATTTACTGGTCTCTAAAACCCGCATTAAAATGGTGTGAAATTTGAGAGTGAAATTTGGCACAATCATGATATCATCAAACATCAAATAAGTCTGTACATTCcaaacagtttatttttttgcaccattttttttaacccaGGATTAGAAACttgtaaatatatttttgaatTTCCCCTAATTTTATAAGGACTCTTTCTATTGGTAAACTTAAATGAGTGAATCACAGAACTGAATGGAGTCCCTCTTaaattggggtactttttgtaacacaaaacacaatgtccacagatttacacttaacttacacagtttgaagataatgatattggAAGGCTTCCCTTCTTTGGTAGTTGCTCCTGTTTATTTGTTGTAATAGTTTCACATACGTGtatataaaaacagtatttgttattttgccCCCAGCTGTTGTTTTGCCGACACTCAACGAGTACTTGGGTTCTCTCGATGGGGACGCTACCTTTTTCGGTATCGTCATGGCTGCATTCAGCTTCAGCGGTGTCTTAACATCCCCGCTCTACGGCCTCTTTCAAGATCGCTTCCATCGGACAAAAAttctcattttatttgccaactTGTTTGAAATTGCAGGTAAGTTTGGAAGGCTTTTCTAATAAGGTAATTTGTTGAGATATGGCTAGTATTCAGCTGGAGAAATAGCCTTTTTTTCTTGTGTGTAAAATTATTGTActaccaggcctgtatgcttcaatttttaaagggcaagggcaccaagtcgtgttctacttggtaaagggcaccctgtgaggaaattgtaaatt
This region of Asterias rubens chromosome 18, eAstRub1.3, whole genome shotgun sequence genomic DNA includes:
- the LOC117302275 gene encoding tRNA pseudouridine synthase-like 1; protein product: MVRYLIYFQYIGTKYCGVVRASKKTTAETGLVGVQDVIENALEKLNPYQPPKIFVSSRTDSGVHALCNAAHFDLVRPPKKPPVFNLDGLRLGINCHIGNEPVRIIKAVQVPEEFHSQHLAVSRRYLYRIATGCYHRSLPVTEMDRCWAVKYELNVEAMREASQIFLGTHDFSAFRSSSKESVVKSPIKTIDSIEIAPSQGFLSHHYGSQYSEEIKFLEVVFRSRSFLYRQIRRMVSALVSVGLGHTSKEDLQEVLDSRNNDHVKARNTAPPSGLYLVEVSYNERDLHLHHSDQLPSKEDKINEPN